A genome region from Hevea brasiliensis isolate MT/VB/25A 57/8 chromosome 9, ASM3005281v1, whole genome shotgun sequence includes the following:
- the LOC110665097 gene encoding GATA transcription factor 18-like, translating into MHRCSSSQGNMMGQCTCGLFHGQSNSFTMLFSMPNHCKSFDETDMCPFASSSSSVDCTLSLGTPSTRLSEDDDKRIRHEGRPSSCTSTFCWDILQTKNAPYAPQTHKTSRGSNSSSNSAINDPLLARRCANCDTTSTPLWRNGPRGPKSLCNACGIRFKKEERRATAANSSSNSHASASSSSGTMEQHYAYQNNSWVQTQKMPCYSPANEFRFIEDSDRDSDTGIPFLSWRLNVTDRPSFVHDFTS; encoded by the exons ATGCATAGGTGCAGCAGCTCACAGGGGAATATGATGGGTCAATGTACTTGTGGTCTGTTTCATGGCCAAAGCAACTCTTTCACCATGCTATTTTCCATGCCAAACCACTGCAAATCTTTCGATGAAACAGACATGTGCCCTTTtgcctcttcttcttcatctgttGATTGCACTCTTTCTTTAGGAACCCCATCAACTCGTCTAAGCGAAGACGATGACAAAAGAATCCGCCATGAAGGCCGCCCTAGTTCTTGCACGTCAACCTTCTGCTGGGATATTTTGCAAACCAAAAACGCGCCTTATGCTCCTCAAACCCATAAAACTAGTCGTGGAAGTAATTCAAGTAGCAACTCTGCCATTAATGATCCTCTTCTCGCTCGCAGATGTGCCAACTGTGACACTACTTCAACTCCGCTTTGGAGAAACGGTCCAAGAGGCCCCAAG TCACTTTGCAATGCATGTGGAATTCGGTTCAAGAAAGAAGAGAGAAGAGCCACAGCTGCAAACTCAAGCAGCAACAGCCATGCAAGTGCATCATCATCATCAGGAACAATGGAGCAGCACTACGCTTATCAAAACAATTCATGGGTTCAAACCCAGAAAATGCCATGCTACTCTCCGGCCAATGAATTCAGGTTCATAGAAGACAGCGATCGAGATTCTGATACAGGCATCCCTTTCCTTTCTTGGAGACTCAACGTCACAGACAGGCCAAGCTTTGTCCATGACTTTACGAGttaa